One Paenibacillus sp. SYP-B4298 genomic window, AAATTTATTAAAGAAACATGGGCTTGTAGGATACCGAAAACAATGGAATGCACAAGATTTTCCTATTAGCAGTTATCTCCAGTTGAAAAACTATATTCAATTAAAGGATAAATTCCCTATCATAGTACGTAACCCAGATGAATGGAATGAAGAAATGACTTCAAAGATAAATGATGAAATAGAAATGATGTTCAGAGATTGATTGTATGAAAATAGGGGCGTCCAAAGTCAGCCTACCACTGACTTTCTGGACAGCCCCGTCTTTTAAGATGACCTAATCAATGTGCAGCGCATAAAACTCGACGTTGTCCTGCTGGTATACCTGATAGCTATTCATGTAATTGTACCAGATGATTGTATCGCCCTGCACAAGCGGCGCCATATGGCCTGGCGATGGGACTCCTTCCAAGTTCGTCGGTTGTCGCAGCAGCTTCCCCGTTCCATCGACCACCGCGTAAAACAAGCTCCAACGATTATTTTTATCCAATTCTTTCCATAACAATGCAAACTTGTTATCATTCACCTTCACCAGATGGGTCTCTGTAATGTTAATGTTGGATTTCACAGAATGATGGGTAAGCCAGATTAATTTAGCCTCGCTATCTTCCTCTGCATCCTTCGGCACGATGCCGAGAAACAGGTTTTTGGTATTGCTCTGGCCATATTGTTCTGTATGTGAAACACTTGATCCGAGCATCAAATAACTGTTCTTTGCCACCTCTAGTCCACCCAGATGCGCACCGGTGTAATTATCTCCAATCTCCCCTGGAAATTTCATCAGGTTAATCTTTTTTCGGATTGCACCATCCTGCTCTACTTGAAGGACGATAGCGCGGGGATACGCATCCCCAAGGTCAGCATAAACAATCTGCTCTTGATCGAAGCGGGCATATGTGGCAAATGAGTGGCTGACGTGGTTGTTCGGCCATTCTCCTCCGGAGTACAGCAGCTTCATATCCTTCATATCGATCTGGAAATTAATATTGGATTGGTGCTGTTTTCCATCCGCTGACATATAGCGCAGTCTTGCAGAGTGAATCACCAATTTCCCCTGATAGCTGTCCATTGTCAAATTGCTGTGATAGAATGGTCCGGTTACGTAGACATCCTTGATATCAACCTGCCCGACCTTAGCCCATGTCTTGTCGTATTTGACAACACGGTACACGGTTTTGCTGTCTTGCTCCTCTGGATTAGACTGACCATAGACGACATAATAGTAACCGTCTTCTCCGAGGTGAACTCCGCCCAACTGGTCTAATTCATTCTTGATTATCAATTCTTTGCTTCTTCCAAACGTAGAGGTAAGCTGCTGAATTCGCAATTTATTGTCGAAGGCGCTGTTCTCCACCAAAACCATGTCCCCATTATTTTTCAGCAAAAATCGCGTGGCGACACGAAATGAGTTATCGTAAAAATAATCGTTCGTGCGATCTGTAACTATATTCGATGCGTACACAGACAGCTTGGGATGGGTGAATATCCTTACAATTTTACTGCCTGGCTGCCAAACAACCTTGCTATTGAGATGCTCCGAGACGAAGCGAACAGGAATTAGTACTCTCCCCTGTTTCATTCTGGCAGGTACCGGCATCGTGACAGGCCTTCCGTCGATGGTTGTCACAGGA contains:
- a CDS encoding copper amine oxidase N-terminal domain-containing protein, whose amino-acid sequence is MFKKLAATAIMITLWFGLLPSPIVLAYIEDSCYQKASEQRHPSTRPSGVITTDGKLIEYDYSDLPKLEDLIFVCVNGKFLHSDVPTETEQGSTLIPMRALLEALGASIEWDATHRSITTKLKGKVIQLQVDHPVTTIDGRPVTMPVPARMKQGRVLIPVRFVSEHLNSKVVWQPGSKIVRIFTHPKLSVYASNIVTDRTNDYFYDNSFRVATRFLLKNNGDMVLVENSAFDNKLRIQQLTSTFGRSKELIIKNELDQLGGVHLGEDGYYYVVYGQSNPEEQDSKTVYRVVKYDKTWAKVGQVDIKDVYVTGPFYHSNLTMDSYQGKLVIHSARLRYMSADGKQHQSNINFQIDMKDMKLLYSGGEWPNNHVSHSFATYARFDQEQIVYADLGDAYPRAIVLQVEQDGAIRKKINLMKFPGEIGDNYTGAHLGGLEVAKNSYLMLGSSVSHTEQYGQSNTKNLFLGIVPKDAEEDSEAKLIWLTHHSVKSNINITETHLVKVNDNKFALLWKELDKNNRWSLFYAVVDGTGKLLRQPTNLEGVPSPGHMAPLVQGDTIIWYNYMNSYQVYQQDNVEFYALHID